Proteins from one Mixophyes fleayi isolate aMixFle1 chromosome 9, aMixFle1.hap1, whole genome shotgun sequence genomic window:
- the LOC142101688 gene encoding RIB43A-like with coiled-coils protein 2 gives MYKLDLPIDVKELAAIERRRNKEQQRQSRIFNARYRTMGVDVDTLERQVEERKTLENIEKARDEAFDVDRQQYDKIALMLEQREEQHARDLTRAVHNFSEQHQQPEDRREFYLYDPDALKKDRPARVSDDDPRCGPASLQKFAGEDLSEKERKKLQIEMYKTWLAEQKDERKRSEADKKFAEELYDKKRVEMDERAQHLSRMEEECRRVVRMATNNFNQSLAMEASERRRLEKQQEEDNNYTEIYNHLTGDILTENPAAAVSSYGPHRVVPDRWKGMSPEQLKAILDIQEKQCQENQRMKEEEKQRNAEWDRQRFLAGRAAMTMEQHDEEFNREIRKRMDQYNQQLSREQKAHLEYLDTVVYTNNPTAHFHSQFNTTSR, from the exons ATGTATAAGTTAGACCTGCCGATAGACGTGAAAGAACTTGCTGCAATTGAAAGGAGAAGAAACAAAGAACAACAAAGACAAAGCCGAATATTCAATGCCAGATATCGGACAATGGGG GTTGATGTGGACACCCTGGAGAGACAGGTAGAAGAAAGAAAGACTCTGGAAAACATAGAGAAAGCTCGGGATGAGGCGTTCG ATGTAGACAGACAACAATATGATAAAATTGCTCTGATGCTGGAACAAAGAGAGGAGCAGCACGCCCGAGACCTAACCCGGGCCGTGCACAATTTCAGCGAACAACATCAGCAGccggaggacagaagggaattttACCTGTACGACCCTGATGCGCTAAAAAAGGATAGACCTGCTAGGGTTAGTGACGACGACCCCAGATGTGGACCTGCCAGTTTACAAAAGTTCGCCGGGGAAGACCTGAGCGAAAAGGAACGGAAGAAGTTACAGATAGAGATGTACAAAACGTGGTTGGCGGAGCAGAAggatgagaggaagaggagtgAAGCAGATAAAAAGTTTGCAG AGGAATTATATGATAAGAAGAGGGTGGAGATGGATGAGAGAGCCCAACATCTCAGCAGGATGGAGGAAGAATGTAGGAGAGTGGTACGCATGGCCACCAACAACTTCAACCAATCCCTG GCCATGGAGGCATCAGAGCGCAGGAGACTGGAGAAGCAACAGGAGGAAGATAATAACTACACGGAGATCTACAACCACCTGACGGGAGACATCTTGACGGAGAACCCTGCAGCGGCAGTCAGCTCCTATGGGCCACACCGCGTTGTGCCGGATCGTTGGAAAGGCATGAGCCCCGAGCAGCTGAAAGCTATCTTAGACATTCAGGAGAAGCAATGCCAAGAAAATCAG AGGATGAAGGAAGAGGAGAAGCAGCGTAACGCTGAGTGGGACAGGCAGAGGTTCCTGGCTGGACGGGCTGCAATGACGATGGAACAACATGATGAAGAGTTTAACAGGGAGATAAGGAAGAGGATGGATCAGTACAACCAGCAGCTGAGCAGAGAGCAGAAGGCTCA CCTGGAGTACCTGGATACAGTAGTATACACCAACAATCCTACTGCACATTTCCACAGTCAATTCAACACTACCAGCCGCTGA